One window of Scheffersomyces stipitis CBS 6054 chromosome 1, whole genome shotgun sequence genomic DNA carries:
- the FAP7 gene encoding Predicted nucleotide kinase/nuclear protein involved oxidative stress response, producing the protein MYRRFIPNIIITGTPGCGKTSHSESLLSVLNDKAEDSRKFQHFSVSDIAKERKCIESYDEKLDTSVVDEDKLLDSLEPDLEKGGILVDWHCCDIFPERLIDLVVVLRTNNSLLYDRLKKRGYKDNKIQENIDCEIMEVIAQDARESYLPEIVIELESNSVEDMEENVDRIAAWTINWINDHPKGVTNELDPELVAAINAEDEDEDEDGEDYEEEEEDDEEEDEEDEDEE; encoded by the coding sequence ATGTATAGACGGTTTATACCCAACATTATAATCACCGGGACTCCGGGTTGTGGGAAGACTTCTCATTCCGAGCTGCTCTTGTCTGTTCTCAACGACAAAGCTGAGGATTCTAGGaaatttcaacatttttcagtttctgaTATTGCCAAAGAACGTAAATGTATCGAAAGCTACGACGAGAAATTGGACACGTCAGTAGTGGACGAAGATAAGCTCTTAGATTCCCTTGAACCTGACTTAGAAAAAGGTGGCATATTGGTAGACTGGCACTGCTGTGATatctttccagaaagatTGATTGACTTGGTAGTCGTCTTGAGGACAAACAACTCGTTGTTGTATGATagattgaaaaagagagGCTACAAGGACAACAAGATCCAGGAGAACATCGACTGTGAGATTATGGAGGTCATAGCTCAGGATGCGAGAGAATCATATCTTCCTGAAATAGTCATAGAGTTAGAATCCAATTCTGTAGAGGACATGGAGGAAAACGTAGACAGAATCGCTGCCTGGACTATAAATTGGATTAACGATCATCCAAAGGGTGTTACCAACGAATTGGATCCAGAACTAGTAGCTGCAATCaatgctgaagatgaagatgaagatgaagatggtgaagattatgaagaagaagaagaagacgatgaagaggaagacgaagaagacgaagatgaagagtaA
- the HMX1 gene encoding heme binding protein has translation MSKVQNSGATTKLSQHEILPAKNDIGALANRINSETRSLHDKVDKLVTLKMALALRDGKIYRQGLQSFYHVFASIEKSLHAQLEKDDEWTPMLKSVWKPEIARREKAEQDLLFYYDDRKEKFVNPIMPEQIAFANHILEGTAEKPYLLFAYLHVMYLALFAGGRIMRSSFAKATGLFPHKNGLSHEEIVKLGTNFFTFDVADENLLRMIYKRDYELVTRNGLTEEQKLEIIEESKYIFEQNAKCIVELEAHNMARLKSKWSYLAVTKGYQALLVILALLALEYVRRFIYSFA, from the coding sequence ATGTCCAAGGTACAAAACTCCGGCGCCACCACCAAGCTTTCTCAACACGAGATTCTTCCGGCCAAGAACGACATTGGCGCTCTTGCCAACAGAATCAACTCCGAAACAAGATCTCTCCATGACAAAGTCGACAAGTTGGTCACCCTCAAGATGGCCCTCGCACTCAGAGACGGCAAGATCTACAGACAGGGCTTGCAGAGTTTCTACCATGTTTTTGCATCCATCGAAAAATCGCTCCACGCCCAGCTCGAGAAGGACGACGAATGGACGCCAATGTTGAAGAGCGTGTGGAAGCCAGAAATTGCTAGACGTGAGAAGGCAGAACAAGACTTGTTGTTCTACTACGATGAcagaaaggaaaagtttGTCAACCCTATCATGCCAGAGCAGATCGCATTTGCCAATCACATCTTGGAAGGCACTGCCGAAAAGCCATACTTGCTCTTTGCCTACTTGCATGTTATGTACTTGGCCTTGTTTGCCGGTGGAAGAATCATGAGATCGTCTTTCGCAAAGGCTACTGGCTTGTTCCCACACAAGAACGGCTTGTCCCACGAAGAAATCGTTAAGTTGGGAACGAATTTCTTCACGTTCGATGTTGCTGACGAGAACTTGCTCAGAATGATCTACAAGAGAGACTACGAGCTTGTCACCAGAAACGGTCTTactgaagaacaaaaattggaaatcattgaagaatcaaagTATATTTTTGAACAGAACGCTAAGTGTATAGTCGAGCTTGAAGCCCACAACATGGCCAGATTAAAGCTGAAGTGGTCCTACTTGGCTGTCACTAAGGGTTACCAAGCCCTCTTGGTTATCCTTGCCTTGCTTGCATTGGAATACGTCAGAAGATTCATCTACAGCTTTGCTTAg